A stretch of the Taeniopygia guttata chromosome 3, bTaeGut7.mat, whole genome shotgun sequence genome encodes the following:
- the CAD gene encoding multifunctional protein CAD isoform X2: MARLVLQDGSVLPGRPFGAVGAAAAGEVVFQTGMVGYPEALTDPSYKAQILVLTYPLVGNYGVPRDEPDAFGLSRWFESSKIHVAALVVGECSETPSHWSASRSLDQWLKEQNIPGLEGVDTRALTKKIREKGTLLGKLVPDGTPEGSLSFEDPNKKHLVQEVSLKAPRVFNPGGSPRVTALDCGLKNNQIRCLCKRGAAVTVVPWDHLLDPADFDGLFISNGPGDPQLCQETVSNLCQLLDAPQPKPIFGICLGHQLLALALGACTYKMKYGNRGHNQPCLHEDTQRCFITAQNHGFAVQAGSLPPGWLPLFTNANDRSNEGLVHQHKPFFSVQFHPEHCAGPTDLEGLFDVFLEAAQDLRDGHGTARTVRERLRDWLTYTKAPAVDLEAARPRKVLILGSGGLSIGQAGEFDYSGSQAIKALKEENIQTVLINPNIATVQTSKGLADKVYFLPITPEYVSQVIRNERPDGVLLTFGGQTALNCGVELTKAGVLERYRVRVLGTPVASIEMTEDRKVFAEKMEEIGEHVAPSEAAASLEQAQAAAERLGYPVLVRSAYALGGLGSGFANSREELVALVSQAFTHTSQVLVDKSLKGWKEIEYEVVRDAYNNCITVCNMENLDPLGIHTGESIVVAPSQTLNDTEYFMLRRTAIKVVQHLGIVGECNIQFALNPESEQYYIIEMNARLSRSSALASKATGYPLAYVAAKLALGIPLPVLRNSVTNSTTANFEPSLDYCVVKIPRWDLSKFLRVSTKIGSSMKSVGEVMAIGRNFEEAFQKALRMVDENCVGFDHTVKPVSDMELETPTDKRIFVLAAALRAGYSIERLYELTKIDRWFLHKMKNITDHAVLLESYRGEQGTMPPAVLKRAKQLGFSDKQVALAVLSTELAVRKMRHDLKILPVVKQIDTVAAEWPAQTNYLYLTYNGSEHDLAFREPHVMVIGSGVYRIGSSVEFDWCAVGCIQELRKMGFKTIMVNYNPETVSTDYDMCDRLYFDEISFEVVMDIYELENPEGVILSMGGQLPNNIAMALHRQQCRILGTSPEAIDSAENRFKFSRLLDSIGISQPLWKKLSNMESAKHFCCKVGYPCVVRPSYVLSGAAMNVAYSDSDLEKFLSNAVAVSKEQPVVISKFIQEAKEIDVDAVACDGVVVAIAISEHVENAGVHSGDATLVTPPQDITSKTLERIKAIVHAIGQELQVTGPFNLQLIAKDDQLKVIECNVRVSRSFPFVSKTLGVDLVALASQVIMGEDVEPVGLMTGTGIVGVKVPQFSFSRLAGADVVLGVEMTSTGEVACFGENRCEAYLKAMLSTGFKIPKKNILLTIGSYKNKSELLPTVRTLENLGYNLYASLGTADFYTEHGIKVKAVDWHFEEADSSEAGARETQRSILDYLAENHFEMVINLSMRNSGGRRLSSFVTKGYRTRRLAVDYSVPLIIDIKCTKLFVEALGQIGAAPPLKMHVDCMTSQKLIRLPGLIDVHVHLREPGGTHKEDFASGTAAALAGGVTMVCAMPNTSPAVTDATSFALAQKLAEAGARCDFALFLGASLDNAGTLGPLAGAAAGLKMYLNDTFSTLRMDDMSLWMEHLEQWPRHLPIVAHAERQTLAAVLMVAQLYQRPVHICHVARREEILLIKAAKQRGMPVTCEVAPHHLFLSQDDLGRLGKGRAAVRPELGTRQDVEALWENMDIIDCFATDHAPHTLEEKQGQEPPPGYPGLETMLPLLLTAVSEGRLSVEDIVQRLYENPRKIFGLPAQEDTYVEVDLEQEWIIPSSTVFSKARWTPFEGMQVKGTVRRVVLRGEVAYIDGQVLVPPGYGQDVKKWTSGAALLPHGAPTKESVKTSEPSRHVAGDVLRGRAPSPRRPGPVAFQRLGAAHRPGARGTDEDTREKGSRRPAELDSAAVQDNLFHPLGPVPRQVSPQRAPQTSSALHPAAAMVGQHVLSVRQFSKDQLSHLFNVAHTLRLLVQKERSVEILKGKVMATMFYEVSTRTSSSFAAAMSRLGGSVVSFSEATSSVQKGESLADSVQTMCCYADVLVLRHPQPGAVELAARHCRKPVINAGDGVGEHPTQAMLDIFTIREELGTVNGMTITMVGDLKHGRTVHSLARLLTLYRVNLRYVTPPGLRMPSDITSFVASRGIQQEEFGSIEEALPDTDVLYMTRIQKERFQRAEDYEACFGQFILTPHIMTRAKERMVVMHPLPRVNEISVEVDSDPRAAYFRQAENGMYIRMALLATVLGRY; encoded by the exons ATGGCCCGGCTGGTGCTGCAGGACGGGTCGGTGCTGCCCGGCCGCCCCTTCGGGGCTGTcggggccgccgccgcggggGAAGTCG TGTTCCAGACCGGCATGGTGGGGTACCCCGAGGCCCTCACCGACCCCTCCTACAAGGCGCAGATCCTGGTGCTTACCTACCCGCTGGTCGGTAACTACGGAGTGCCCCGGGACGAGCCCGACGCCTTCGGCCTCAGCAGG TGGTTTGAGTCCAGCAAGATCCATGTGGCCGCGCTGGTGGTGGGCGAGTGCTCAGAGACCCCCAGCCACTGGAGCGCATCCCGCTCCCTGGACCAATGGCTGAAGGAACAGAACATCCCTGGGCTGGAAG GGGTGGATACCCGGGCGCTGACAAAGAAGATCCGCGAGAAGGGGACGCTGCTGGGGAAGCTGGTGCCAGATGGGACCCCCGAGGGGAGCCTCTCCTTTGAGGACCCCAACAAGAAGCACCTGGTGCAGGAAGTGTCGCTGAAG GCACCACGAGTGTTCAACCCGGGCGGGTCACCGCGGGTCACGGCCCTCGACTGCGGCCTGAAGAACAACCAAATACGGTGCCTGTGCAAGCGGGGGGCTGCTGTCACTGTGGTGCCCTGGGACCACCTCCTGGACCCTGCAG ACTTTGACGGGCTGTTCATCAGCAATGGCCCCGGGgacccacagctctgccaggagaCAGTGTCCAACCTATGCCAGCTGCTGGATGCACCCCAGCCCAAGCCCATTTTTGGCATCTGCCTGGGACACCAGCTGCTTGCCCTGGCGCTCGGTGCCTGCACCTACAAGATGAA GTACGGGAACCGTGGGCACaaccagccctgcctgcacgAGGACACGCAGCGCTGCTTCATCACGGCGCAGAACCACGGCTTCGCGGTGCAGGCGGGCAGCCTCCCGCCCGGCTGGCTGCCGCTCTTCACCAACGCCAACGACCGCTCCAACGAGGGCCTCGTCCACCAGCACAAGCCCTTCTTCAG TGTCCAGTTTCACCCCGAGCACTGCGCCGGCCCCACGGACCTGGAGGGTCTCTTTGATGTCTTCCTGGAGGCGGCACAGGACCTGCGGGACGGGCACGGCACCGCCCGGACAG TGCGGGAGCGCCTGCGGGACTGGCTGACCTACACCAAGGCACCAGCAGTGGACTTGGAGGCAGCCCGGCCCCGCAAGGTGCTGATCCTGGGCTCCGGTGGCCTTTCCATCGGGCAGGCAGGCGAGTTCGATTACTCAGGGTCACAG GCCATCAAAGCACTGAAGGAGGAGAACATCCAGACGGTGCTGATCAACCCCAACATCGCCACAGTGCAGACCTCCAAGGGGCTGGCAGACAAGGTGTACTTCCTGCCCATCACCCCTGAGTACGTCAGCCAG GTGATCCGGAATGAGCGGCCTGATGGGGTGCTGCTGACCTTTGGGGGGCAGACAGCCCTCAACTGTGGCGTGGAGCTGACCAAGGCGGGTGTTCTGGAGCGTTACCGTGTGCGGGTGCTGGGCACTCCCGTTGCCTCCATTGAGATGACGGAGGATCGCAAGGTCTTCGCGGAGAAGATGGAGGAGATCGGGGAGCACGTGGCGCCCAGCGaggctgctgcctccctggagCAG gcacaggctgccGCTGAGCGCTTGGGCTACCCGGTGCTGGTGCGCTCCGCCTACGCCCTGGGGGGACTGGGCTCTGGCTTTGCCAACAGCCGGGAGGAGCTGGTGGCTCTGGTGAGCCAGGCCTTCACCCACACCTCCCAGGTGCTGGTGGACAAGTCCCTGAAAGGCTGGAAGGAGATTGAGTACGAGGTAGTGCGAGACGCCTACAACAACTGCATCACG GTGTGCAACATGGAGAACCTGGACCCGCTGGGGATCCACACGGGCGAGTCCATTGTGGTGGCGCCCAGCCAGACCCTCAATGACACCGAGTACTTCATGCTGAGGCGCACAGCCATCAAGGTGGTGCAGCACCTGGGCATCGTGGGCGAGTGCAACATCCAGTTTGCCCTCAACCCCGAGTCAGAGCAG TACTACATCATCGAGATGAACGCCCGGCTCTCCCGCAGCTCGGCCCTGGCCAGCAAGGCGACTGGTTACCCGCTGGCCTATGTGGCTGCCAAACTTGCCTTGGGCATCCCCCTGCCCGTCCTCAG GAACTCCGTCACCAACTCCACCACGGCCAACTTTGAGCCCAGCCTGGACTACTGCGTGGTGAAGATCCCACGCTGGGACCTCAGCAAGTTCCTGCGCGTCAGCACCAAGATCGGCAGCTCCATGAAGAGCGTGG GGGAAGTCATGGCCATTGGGAGGAACTTCGAGGAGGCGTTCCAGAAAGCTCTGAGGATGGTGGATGAGAACTGTGTGGGCTTTGATCACACAGTGAAGCCGGTCTCAGACATG gagctggagacaCCGACGGACAAGCGAATCTTCGTGCTGGCAGCGGCGCTGCGGGCCGGGTACTCCATCGAGCGGCTCTATGAGCTGACCAAGATTGACCGCTGGTTCCTGCACAAGATGAAGAACATCACGGACCACGCGGTGCTGCTGGAGTCGTACCGTGGGGAGCAGGGCACCATGCCGCCCGCCGTGCTCAAGCGCGCCAAGCAGCTCGGCTTCTCCGATAAGCAGGTGGCCCTGGCCGTGCTCAG CACCGAGCTGGCCGTGCGCAAGATGCGGCACGACCTGAAGATCCTGCCAGTGGTGAAGCAGATCGACACTGTGGCAGCAGAGTGGCCAGCCCAAACCAACTACCTGTACCTGACCTACAATGGCTCTGAGCACGACCTGGCCTTCCGTGAGCCCCACGTCATGGTCATTGGCTCCGGTGTCTACCGCATCGGCAGCAGCGTCGAGTTTGACTGGTGTGCTGTTGGCTGCATCCAGGAGCTCCGCAAG ATGGGCTTCAAGACAATCATGGTGAACTACAACCCTGAGACAGTGAGCACCGATTATGACATGTGTGATCGCCTCTACTTCGACGAGATCTCCTTTGAG GTGGTGATGGACATCTACGAGCTGGAGAACCCTGAGGGTGTGATCCTGTCCATGGGCGGGCAGCTGCCCAATAACATCGCCATGGCCCTGCACCGGCAGCAGTGCCGCATCCTGGGCACCTCCCCGGAGGCCATAGACTCGGCCGAGAACCGCTTCAAGTTCTCCCGCCTGCTCGACTCCATCGGCATCAGCCAGCCTCTCTGGAAGAAGCTCTCCAACATGGAG TCAGCCAAGCACTTCTGCTGCAAGGTGGGGTACCCCTGTGTCGTGCGCCCTTCCTACGTGCTGAGCGGTGCCGCCATGAACGTGGCGTACTCGGACAGCGATCTGGAGAAGTTCCTGAGCAACGCTGTGGCTGTGTCCAAGGAGCAGCCTGTTGTCATTTCCAAGTTCATCCAGGAGGCCAAG GAGATTGACGTGGACGCGGTGGCCTGTGACGGTGTGGTGGTGGCCATCGCCATCTCGGAGCACGTGGAGAACGCTGGAGTGCACTCGGGCGATGCCACACTGGTGACCCCCCCGCAGGACATCACCTCCAAGACACTGGAGCGCATCAAGGCCATTGTCCACGCCattgggcaggagctgcaggtcaCAGGGCCCTTCAACCTGCAGCTCATCGCCAAG GATGACCAGCTGAAGGTGATAGAGTGCAATGTTCGTGTCTCCCGCTCCTTCCCCTTCGTCTCCAAGACCTTGGGTGTGGACTTGGTGGCTCTGGCCAGCCAGGTGATCATGGGTGAGGATGTGGAGCCTGTGGGGCTGATGACGGGCACAGGCATCGTTGGTGTCAAG gtgccccagTTCTCCTTCTCACGCCTGGCGGGCGCTGATGTGGTGCTGGGTGTGGAGATGACCAGCACAGGTGAGGTTGCCTGTTTTGGGGAGAACCGCTGCGAGGCGTATCTGAAGGCCATGCTCAGCACTGGCTTCAAGATCCCCAAGAAGAACATTCTGCTGACCATAGGCAGCTACAAG AACAAGAGTGAGCTGCTGCCCACGGTACGGACGCTGGAGAACCTTGGCTACAACCTGTATGCCAGCCTCGGCACCGCCGACTTCTACACCGAGCACGGCATCAAG gtgAAGGCTGTGGACTGGCACTTTGAGGAGGCAGACAGCAGTGAGGCTGGTGCCCGGGAGACCCAGCGCAGCATCCTGGACTACCTGGCCGAGAACCACTTTGAGATGGTCATTAACCTGTCCATGCGCAACTCGGGGGGCCGCCGGCTCTCCTCCTTCGTCACCAAGGGGTACCGCACCCGGCGCTTGGCTGTCGACTACTCCGTGCCCCTCATCATCGACATCAAGTGCACAAAGCTCTTCGTGGAG GCACTGGGCCAGATTGGGGCAGCCCCCCCACTGAAGATGCACGTGGACTGCATGACATCCCAGAAACTCATCCGTCTGCCAG GCCTGATCGATGTCCACGTCCACCTCCGTGAGCCGGGTGGCACCCACAAGGAGGACTTTGCGTCAGGCACGGCAGCCGCCCTGGCCGGGGGTGTCACTATGGTGTGTGCCATGCCCAacaccagccctgctgtcaccgATGCCACCTCTTTCGCCTTGGCACAGaag CTGGCTGAGGCCGGGGCTCGCTGCGATTTTGCCCTCTTCCTGGGGGCTTCCTTGGACAACGCTGGCACTCTGGGCCCCCTGGCTGGCGCAGCCGCCGGGCTCAAGATGTACCTGAACGACACCTTCTCCACCCTGCGCATGGACGACATGTCGCTGTGGATGGAG CACCTGGAGCAGTGGCCGCGGCACCTGCCCATCGTGGCCCACGCAGAGCGGCAGACGTTGGCCGCCGTGCTGATGGTGGCCCAGCTGTACCAGCGCCCTGTCCACATCTGCCACGTGGCCCGCAGGGAGGAG ATCCTCCTCATCAAGGCGGCCAAGCAGAGGGGCATGCCGGTGACGTGTGAGGTGGCCCCGCACCACCTGTTCCTGAGCCAGGACGACCTGGGGCGCCTGGGGAAGGGCCGTGCAGCCGTGCGGCCGGAGCTGGGCACCCGCCAGGATGTGGAGGCGCTCTGGGAGAACATGGACATCATCGACTGCTTTGCCACTGACCACG CACCCCACACGCTGGAGGAGAAGCAGGGGCAGGAGCCACCCCCGGGGTACCCTGGCCTGGAGACgatgctgccgctgctgctgacGGCCGTCTCTGAGGGGAGACTCAGCGTGGAGGACATTGTCCAGCGCCTCTATGAGAACCCTCGCAAGATCTTTGGGCTACCAGCGCAAGAGGACACCTATGTGGAG GTGGACCTGGAGCAGGAATGGAtcatccccagcagcacagtctTCTCCAAGGCCCGCTGGACCCCCTTTGAGGGCATGCAGGTCAAGGGGACAGTGCGGAGGGTAGTCCTGCGTGGGGAGGTTGCCTACATCGATGGGCAG gtGCTGGTGCCCCCTGGCTATGGACAGGATGTGAAGAAATGGACCtcaggagctgcactgctgccaCATGGTGCCCCCACCAAGGAGAGTGTGAAG ACCTCTGAGCCGTCCCGGCACGTGGCTGGTGACGTGCTGCGTGGACGAGCCCCCAgcccccgccggcccggccccgtgG CATTCCAGAGGCTGGGAGCCGCGCACCGCCCGGGCGCCCGAGGCACCG ATGAGGACACGCGTgagaagggcagcaggaggCCAGCGGAACTGG ATTCAGCGGCGGTCCAAGACAACCTCTTCCACCCACTGGGCCCTGTCCCGCGCCAGGTGTCCCCTCAGCGCGCCCCCCAGACCTCCTCGGCGCTGCACCCCGCCGCTGCCATGGTTGGGCAGCACGTCCTCTCTGTCCGGCAGTTCTCCAAGGATCAG CTGTCCCACCTGTTCAACGTGGCGCACACCCTGCGCTTGCTGGTGCAGAAGGAGCGGAGCGTGGAGATCCTCAAG GGGAAGGTGATGGCGACCATGTTCTACGAGGTGAGCACGCGGACCAGCAGCTCCTTCGCAGCGGCCATGAGCCGGCTGGGTGGCTCTGTCGTGTCCTTCTCGGAGGCCACCTCCTCGGTGCAGAAGGGCGAGTCGCTGGCGGACTCTGTGCAGACCATGTGCTGCTACGCCGATGTGCTGGTGCTGCGGCACCCCCAGCCTGGCGCTGTCGAG CTGGCCGCCAGGCACTGCCGCAAGCCGGTGATCAACGCCGGGGACGGCGTGGGGGAGCACCCCACGCAGGCAATGCTGGACATCTTCACCATCCGCGAGGAGCTGGGCACGGTCAACGGGATGACG ATCACCATGGTGGGTGACCTGAAGCACGGGCGCACGGTGCACTCCCTTGCCCGCCTGCTCACCCTGTACCGCGTCAACCTGCGCTACGTGACCCCTCCGGGGCTCCGCATGCCCTCCGACATCACCAGCTTCGTGGCTTCCAGGGGCATCCAGCAG GAGGAGTTTGGGAGCATCGAGGAAGCGCTGCCGGACACAGATGTGCTCTACATGACCCGCATCCAGAAGGAGCGCTTCCAGCGGGCCGAGGACTACGAGGCT TGCTTCGGGCAGTTCATCCTCACGCCCCACATCATGACCCGGGCCAAGGAGAGGATGGTGGTGATGCACCCCCTGCCCCGTGTCAACGAGATCAG CGTGGAGGTGGACTCGGACCCGCGGGCCGCGTACTTCCGGCAGGCGGAGAACGGGATGTACATCCGCATGGCGCTGCTGGCCACGGTGCTGGGCCGTTACTGA